In one Brassica oleracea var. oleracea cultivar TO1000 chromosome C9, BOL, whole genome shotgun sequence genomic region, the following are encoded:
- the LOC106316834 gene encoding profilin-4 translates to MSWQTYVDEHLMCDVGDGQGHHLTSAAIIGHDGSVWAQSANFPQFKPQEMTDIMKDFDEPGHLAPTGLFLAGLKYMVIQGEPGAVIRGKKGAGGITIKKTGQSMVFGLYEEPVTPGQCNMVVERLGDYLVEQDL, encoded by the exons ATGTCGTGGCAAACTTACGTTGATGAGCATTTGATGTGCGATGTCGGTGACGGCCAAGGTCACCACCTCACCTCTGCCGCTATTATCGGCCATGACGGTAGCGTTTGGGCTCAGAGCGCTAATTTTCCTCAG TTCAAGCCTCAAGAGATGACAGATATCATGAAAGATTTCGATGAGCCTGGTCACCTCGCTCCCACAGGCTTGTTCCTCGCAGGACTTAAGTATATGGTTATCCAAGGCGAGCCTGGTGCAGTCATCCGTGGCAAAAAG GGGGCTGGAGGAATCACAATCAAGAAGACAGGACAATCAATGGTGTTTGGTCTGTATGAAGAACCAGTGACTCCAGGACAATGTAACATGGTCGTCGAGAGGTTGGGTGATTACTTGGTCGAACAGGATCTCTGA
- the LOC106315693 gene encoding leucine-rich repeat extensin-like protein 4 has translation MVRKKKKGNNFKLLTVFLFLGTCLGDYGIGVGIGDGGAWVGGGGGGGKQQTNAAYSALQSWKSAITEDPSGVLKTWVGEDVCSYKGIFCSGSSVIAVDLNKANLKGNIVKDLSLLSDLTILHLNSNRFSGPIPVSFRALESLQELDLSNNRFSGSFPQATIYIPNLIYLDLRFNSFTGSVPENLFNKQLDAILLNNNQFTGEIPRNLGYSSASVINLANNKLSGEIPTSFGISGSRLKEVLFLNNQLTGCIPESVGMFSEIEVFDVSFNSLMGHVPDTISCLSEIEVLSFAHNKLSGDLPDLVCSLRNLINLTVAFNFFSGFSSECSRVSSGFDFTGNCIPGVGYQRPRPDCSVIAGGALSCLRIPAQPLTCAAILGLKVTSSP, from the coding sequence ATGGTGAGGAAGAAGAAGAAAGGCAACAACTTTAAGCTGCTGACTGTGTTTCTGTTTCTTGGTACATGCCTTGGAGACTACGGCATTGGAGTCGGAATCGGCGACGGTGGAGCTTGGGTCGGCGGCGGCGGCGGTGGCGGAAAGCAACAGACAAATGCAGCTTACAGTGCTCTTCAATCCTGGAAATCCGCGATTACAGAAGATCCATCTGGTGTTCTTAAGACATGGGTTGGTGAAGATGTCTGTTCTTACAAAGGAATCTTCTGTTCCGGTTCTTCTGTAATCGCCGTCGATCTAAACAAAGCAAATCTCAAAGGCAACATCGTCAAAGACCTCTCTCTTCTCTCAGACTTAACCATCCTCCATCTCAACAGCAACAGATTCTCAGGCCCAATCCCAGTTTCTTTCAGAGCCTTGGAGTCTCTTCAAGAACTCGATCTCAGCAACAACAGATTCTCAGGCTCTTTCCCTCAAGCCACAATCTACATCCCTAACCTCATCTACCTCGATCTCCGGTTCAACAGTTTCACCGGTTCGGTTCCTGAGAATCTGTTCAACAAACAGTTAGACGCGATTCTCCTCAACAACAACCAATTCACCGGAGAAATCCCCCGGAATCTCGGATACTCATCCGCATCGGTGATTAATTTGGCGAATAACAAATTATCCGGCGAAATACCGACGAGTTTCGGTATATCCGGTTCGAGATTGAAGGAGGTTCTGTTCTTGAATAACCAGTTAACCGGTTGTATACCGGAATCGGTCGGGATGTTTAGCGAAATTGAAGTGTTTGATGTTAGTTTCAATTCGTTGATGGGTCATGTCCCCGACACGATCTCTTGCTTGTCGGAGATCGAAGTTTTGAGCTTCGCACATAATAAATTATCCGGGGATCTTCCTGATTTGGTTTGTTCTTTGAGGAATCTGATAAATCTCACCGTTGCTTTCAACTTCTTCTCCGGGTTTAGCTCTGAGTGCTCGAGAGTCAGCTCTGGGTTTGATTTCACCGGAAATTGTATTCCCGGCGTAGGTTATCAGCGGCCGCGGCCCGATTGTTCGGTGATTGCAGGCGGCGCTTTGAGTTGCCTTAGGATTCCGGCGCAGCCGTTAACGTGCGCTGCGATCTTGGGATTGAAGGTGACTTCATCTCCGTGA